A DNA window from Thermoplasmata archaeon contains the following coding sequences:
- a CDS encoding aspartate aminotransferase family protein, with amino-acid sequence MDAEEIQRIVRETNYVTWRRQGGWNPLVVTRAEGSRFWDAAGKEYLDFSSQLIATNLGHANPAVVAAIAEQARTLSYAVPGFATEPRARLSAALREILPSGLDRFFFSTSGTEANEAALKIARVATGRRKILARYRSYHGSTAASISVTGEFRRRPIEPVEKVPGTVFAPDCYCYRCPFGLTYPDCDVACAEYVDYQLEREGDVAAMIVEPVVGTNGVLVPVPEYLPRIREITRQHDVLLIADEVMSGWGRVGEWFAVDRWGVRPDLITTAKGITGAHIPLGLTATTSTVHDTFRDAYFPHGHTYEAHPLTLAPAVAAIAEYRRLGLIEKSRRDGEYLLERLRELAGRHRSVGEVRGLGLFAAVELVRNRRTRQPFNTEEDKLAGRALVADEVAAAMMKEGVYCVSWVSHLIVAPPLIVTRPELDHGLEVLDRALALADAKADPAPA; translated from the coding sequence ATGGACGCCGAGGAGATCCAGCGGATCGTCCGGGAGACGAACTACGTCACCTGGCGCCGCCAGGGCGGCTGGAACCCGCTCGTTGTGACCCGGGCCGAGGGCTCCCGATTCTGGGACGCGGCGGGCAAGGAGTACCTCGACTTCTCTTCCCAGCTCATCGCGACGAACCTCGGCCACGCCAACCCCGCGGTCGTGGCCGCGATCGCCGAGCAGGCACGGACCCTCTCCTACGCGGTGCCCGGGTTCGCGACCGAGCCGCGGGCCCGGTTGAGCGCCGCGCTGCGCGAGATCCTCCCCTCCGGGCTCGATCGGTTCTTCTTCAGCACCTCGGGCACCGAGGCGAACGAAGCGGCGCTCAAGATCGCGCGCGTGGCGACCGGCCGGCGCAAGATCCTCGCGCGGTACCGTTCCTACCACGGGTCCACGGCCGCGTCGATCTCGGTGACCGGCGAGTTCCGGCGTCGACCGATCGAGCCGGTGGAAAAGGTCCCGGGGACGGTGTTCGCCCCGGACTGCTACTGCTACCGATGCCCGTTCGGTCTCACCTACCCGGACTGCGACGTGGCCTGCGCGGAGTACGTCGACTACCAGCTCGAGCGGGAGGGCGACGTCGCCGCCATGATCGTCGAGCCCGTCGTCGGGACGAACGGCGTCCTGGTTCCGGTGCCCGAGTACCTGCCGCGGATCCGGGAGATCACGCGGCAGCACGACGTGCTCCTCATCGCGGATGAGGTGATGAGCGGCTGGGGGCGGGTCGGCGAGTGGTTCGCCGTCGACCGCTGGGGCGTGCGCCCGGACCTGATCACGACCGCGAAAGGGATCACGGGGGCGCACATCCCGCTCGGGCTCACGGCGACGACATCGACGGTCCACGATACGTTCCGGGACGCCTACTTCCCGCACGGTCACACCTACGAGGCGCATCCCCTCACCCTCGCGCCGGCGGTCGCCGCGATCGCCGAGTACCGCCGGCTCGGCCTCATCGAGAAGTCGCGGCGCGACGGGGAGTACCTGCTCGAGCGACTCCGCGAGCTCGCGGGCCGGCACCGCTCGGTGGGCGAGGTCCGCGGCCTTGGCCTGTTCGCGGCGGTCGAGCTCGTGCGGAACCGACGCACGCGACAGCCGTTCAACACCGAGGAGGACAAGCTGGCGGGCCGAGCGCTGGTCGCGGACGAGGTGGCGGCGGCGATGATGAAGGAGGGGGTCTACTGCGTCAGCTGGGTCTCCCACCTCATCGTGGCCCCTCCGCTCATCGTCACCCGGCCGGAGCTCGATCACGGTCTCGAGGTGCTCGATCGGGCGCTCGCCCTCGCGGACGCGAAGGCCGACCCCGCCCCCGCGTGA
- a CDS encoding CoA-acylating methylmalonate-semialdehyde dehydrogenase, protein MPAAPADASVLENYVDGMWVRPQGVGLLDVPDPSTGALLARVPRSGTAEVARAVAAARRAFPGWREVPVAERARRVLALRARLESESEALARSIVRENGKTLAEARGSVRRGIEAVEFAASAPTTMQGSFLEDVTPGVDTTLLRQPLGVVAGITPFNFPVMIPLWMAPLALVCGNAFVLKPSERVPLSAAFLARLIGEAGFPSGTFNLVHGDAAAVDALLAHPGIDAVSFVGSAPTARHVYESATASGKRVQALAGAKNHLLVLPDADLERAVPAIVSSAFGQSGERCLAGSVVVAVEPVGDPLVARLADAVRALRLGPADASATEVGPVIRADHRARVLRWIDEGVASGAVVAARGTVPAGGDGYFVAPVLFDRVAPEMSIAQEEIFGPVLSVIRVPSLDAAIEVANRARFGNAAAIFTRDGRSAREFTHRIEAGMLGVNLGVPAPPAFFPFVGWKGSFYGDLHATGRDAIEFYTRKKVVTSRWF, encoded by the coding sequence TCCTCGACGTACCGGACCCGTCCACCGGTGCGCTGCTCGCCCGCGTCCCCCGATCGGGCACGGCCGAGGTCGCCCGGGCCGTCGCGGCCGCACGCCGCGCGTTCCCGGGCTGGCGGGAGGTGCCGGTCGCGGAGCGCGCGCGGCGGGTCCTCGCGCTGCGCGCGCGGCTCGAGTCGGAGAGCGAGGCGCTCGCCCGCAGCATCGTCCGCGAGAACGGCAAGACGCTCGCCGAGGCGCGGGGCTCGGTGCGCCGCGGCATCGAGGCGGTGGAGTTCGCCGCGAGCGCGCCCACCACGATGCAGGGCTCGTTCCTCGAGGACGTCACCCCCGGGGTCGACACGACGCTCCTTCGGCAGCCGCTCGGGGTCGTCGCGGGCATCACGCCGTTCAACTTCCCCGTCATGATCCCGCTGTGGATGGCGCCGCTTGCCCTCGTCTGCGGCAACGCCTTCGTGCTCAAGCCGTCGGAGCGGGTGCCGCTCTCCGCGGCGTTCCTCGCGCGATTGATCGGCGAGGCGGGCTTCCCGTCGGGCACCTTCAACCTCGTGCACGGGGACGCGGCGGCGGTCGACGCGCTGCTCGCGCACCCCGGAATCGATGCGGTCTCGTTCGTCGGTTCCGCGCCGACGGCGCGCCACGTCTACGAGAGCGCGACGGCGAGCGGCAAGCGGGTCCAGGCCCTGGCCGGAGCGAAGAACCACCTGCTCGTGCTGCCGGACGCCGACCTCGAGCGGGCCGTGCCGGCGATCGTCTCGAGCGCCTTCGGTCAGTCCGGCGAGCGCTGCCTCGCCGGCAGCGTGGTCGTCGCGGTCGAGCCGGTCGGGGACCCGCTGGTCGCCCGGCTCGCGGACGCGGTGCGGGCGCTGCGCCTCGGCCCCGCCGACGCGAGCGCGACCGAGGTCGGGCCGGTCATCCGCGCGGACCACCGGGCACGGGTGCTCCGATGGATCGACGAGGGGGTCGCTTCGGGCGCCGTCGTCGCCGCACGGGGCACCGTGCCGGCGGGAGGGGACGGCTACTTCGTCGCACCGGTCCTGTTCGACCGGGTCGCGCCGGAGATGTCCATCGCTCAGGAGGAGATCTTCGGGCCGGTCCTCTCGGTCATCCGGGTGCCCTCCCTCGACGCGGCCATCGAGGTCGCGAACCGGGCGCGGTTCGGCAACGCCGCCGCGATCTTCACCCGGGACGGCCGATCGGCGCGCGAGTTCACCCATCGCATCGAGGCCGGGATGCTCGGCGTCAACCTCGGGGTGCCGGCGCCCCCCGCGTTCTTCCCGTTCGTCGGATGGAAGGGCTCGTTCTACGGCGACCTTCATGCCACCGGCCGCGACGCGATCGAGTTCTACACGCGCAAGAAGGTCGTCACGAGCCGCTGGTTCTAG
- a CDS encoding amidohydrolase family protein, whose protein sequence is MVRVDTHLHLSPWWPDLAHTAYRADLDYTVGGLLAEMDQSAIDYGLVIEARESPSPAESLAESRTILAASQGRLRPVVTVDPTRGRDAIGEAIALWESEPNLAGVKLYPGYQPFYPHDPLVEPIYEFAHARRLPVLIHQGDTLARDGRIKFARPIEVDEVAVRFRDVEFVLCHLGNPWIEEAAELVYKNENVYADTSGLLAHPSAPLFDRMREQCRERIAGALVQIGSADRLLYGSDWPLEELSLAIDLVARLDAPAVDRARILGENARRLFQLPEAPAHRPHSR, encoded by the coding sequence ATGGTCCGCGTCGACACGCACCTTCACCTGAGCCCGTGGTGGCCGGACCTCGCCCACACCGCCTACCGCGCGGATCTCGACTACACAGTCGGCGGGCTGCTCGCGGAGATGGACCAGAGCGCGATCGACTACGGTCTCGTCATCGAGGCCCGCGAGTCGCCGAGTCCGGCGGAATCGCTGGCCGAGAGCCGAACGATCCTTGCCGCCAGCCAGGGCCGATTGCGTCCGGTGGTCACGGTCGACCCGACGCGGGGCCGGGACGCGATCGGCGAGGCGATCGCGCTGTGGGAGAGCGAACCGAACCTGGCCGGCGTCAAGCTCTATCCCGGGTACCAGCCATTCTACCCGCACGACCCCCTCGTCGAGCCGATCTACGAGTTCGCCCACGCCCGGCGCCTGCCCGTCCTGATCCACCAGGGCGACACCCTCGCCCGCGACGGCCGGATCAAGTTCGCCCGCCCGATCGAGGTGGACGAGGTCGCGGTCCGCTTCCGGGACGTGGAATTCGTGCTCTGCCACCTCGGGAACCCGTGGATCGAGGAGGCGGCCGAGCTCGTCTACAAGAACGAGAACGTCTACGCCGACACCTCCGGTCTCCTGGCACACCCGTCCGCGCCCCTCTTCGATAGGATGCGCGAGCAGTGTCGGGAGCGCATCGCCGGGGCCCTCGTGCAGATCGGGAGCGCCGACCGGTTGCTGTACGGCTCCGACTGGCCGCTCGAGGAGCTGAGCCTGGCGATCGACCTGGTCGCACGTCTGGATGCCCCGGCGGTCGACCGCGCGCGCATCCTCGGCGAGAACGCCCGGCGCCTGTTCCAGCTGCCCGAGGCACCCGCGCACCGCCCGCATTCGCGGTAG
- a CDS encoding aspartate aminotransferase family protein, whose product MTDPSRWLSFPDAPRIVVPPPGPKSRKLLAAQDRLETDAVGYSHHFPMAPAAAQGATIEDFDGNRYIDWVAGISVLNLGHRHPRVERAVTAQAERIWHTLELPTEARIRFLEAFGDSLPGSLRRRSRTFFSITGGDAIETAVSLADFAQGKHGTIVFSGAYHGVHGGAVGLTSGRRYHATSAFGGARVVRVPFPDPYRPVLGADEGSAGTIAYLEHLVNDPHSGVDEVSSVLVEPVLGEGGYVLPPDDFLPSLREFCDRHQLLLIADEVQTGLGRTGRMWAVEHAGVTPDLLCSAKSIGGGIPLAAVAYRSDLVKELPRAFHLGTFRANALALAAGVEVLGLLQEGDLIERTRHRGAGVLERLRAAGDRHPMIGDVRGKGFMIGVEFVRDRASRAAWGERAKAMRSALFSRGLLMHTAGAWDQVLRFMSPLVIEDELLERGLAAFEDALESFDEAPSARTAVRGRVPRPGIGEPKLPGSPGAPPPLLPPVPGRTFPDPESP is encoded by the coding sequence GTGACCGACCCGTCCCGCTGGCTCAGCTTTCCGGACGCGCCACGGATCGTGGTGCCCCCGCCCGGGCCGAAGTCGCGGAAGCTCCTCGCCGCCCAGGACCGCCTGGAGACCGACGCGGTCGGCTACTCGCACCACTTCCCGATGGCCCCGGCCGCCGCGCAGGGCGCGACGATCGAGGACTTCGACGGCAACCGCTACATCGACTGGGTCGCGGGCATCTCGGTGCTGAACCTTGGCCACCGCCATCCGCGTGTCGAGCGGGCCGTCACCGCCCAGGCCGAGCGGATCTGGCACACGCTCGAGCTTCCGACGGAGGCGCGGATCCGCTTCCTGGAGGCGTTCGGCGACAGCCTGCCCGGCAGCCTGCGCCGCCGGTCCCGGACGTTCTTCAGCATCACCGGCGGCGACGCCATCGAGACCGCGGTGAGCCTCGCCGACTTCGCCCAGGGGAAGCACGGGACGATCGTCTTCTCGGGTGCCTACCACGGGGTGCACGGGGGCGCGGTCGGGCTCACGAGCGGACGACGCTACCACGCCACGAGCGCCTTCGGCGGCGCCCGCGTCGTCCGGGTGCCCTTCCCGGATCCCTACCGTCCGGTGCTCGGCGCGGATGAGGGTTCGGCGGGCACCATCGCCTACCTCGAGCACCTCGTGAACGACCCGCACTCCGGCGTCGACGAGGTCTCGAGCGTCCTCGTCGAGCCGGTCCTCGGTGAGGGAGGCTACGTGCTGCCACCGGACGATTTCCTCCCGTCCCTGCGCGAGTTCTGCGATCGACACCAGCTCCTGCTCATCGCGGACGAGGTCCAGACCGGCCTCGGACGCACCGGCCGGATGTGGGCCGTCGAGCACGCGGGCGTGACGCCGGATCTCCTGTGCTCCGCGAAGTCGATCGGCGGGGGGATCCCGCTCGCTGCGGTCGCCTACCGCTCCGACCTCGTCAAGGAACTTCCCCGTGCGTTCCACCTCGGCACGTTCCGCGCGAACGCGCTCGCGCTGGCCGCCGGGGTCGAGGTCCTCGGGCTGCTGCAGGAGGGCGACCTCATCGAGCGGACGCGGCATCGCGGCGCGGGAGTGCTCGAGCGGCTGCGGGCCGCGGGCGACCGGCACCCGATGATCGGGGACGTCCGCGGCAAGGGGTTCATGATCGGCGTGGAGTTCGTCCGCGACCGCGCTTCGCGCGCGGCCTGGGGCGAGCGCGCGAAGGCGATGCGCTCCGCGCTGTTCTCGCGCGGGCTGCTCATGCACACGGCCGGCGCCTGGGACCAGGTGCTGCGGTTCATGTCGCCGCTCGTGATCGAGGACGAGCTCCTCGAGCGGGGACTCGCGGCGTTCGAGGACGCGCTCGAGAGCTTCGACGAGGCGCCCAGCGCGCGCACCGCCGTGCGCGGCCGCGTCCCGCGCCCGGGGATCGGCGAGCCGAAGCTGCCGGGCTCCCCCGGCGCCCCGCCCCCGCTGCTGCCCCCCGTGCCCGGCCGTACGTTCCCGGACCCCGAGAGCCCCTGA
- a CDS encoding retropepsin-like aspartic protease encodes MRRRAGSLRFEYLGSHLILVPVELSGRHRSRFILDTGVGVNVIAPALAERSGARATGAVQTGRRMSGQELSLPVVEIPSLRLGSETHPEVPAGLFDLDRFLPPGVGVGGMVGLPLFEQRPFVIDPAARELRLGARLPANAPRAPLTLRRDHLSLDAFLDLELPGGTSARVELDTGSDALILHTRYMDALGIRPDDPRVRRTEGRDEVGHPYVRYRARLDGTVRLRAAPEIARPDLDVIFSDVIYDGLVGHAFLSAFTVGIDVAAAEIAFGPARWGATDPAARTSGS; translated from the coding sequence GTGAGGCGTCGCGCGGGCTCGCTCCGCTTCGAGTACCTGGGCTCGCACCTGATCCTGGTGCCCGTCGAGCTGTCGGGCCGCCATCGATCGCGCTTCATCCTCGACACGGGCGTCGGCGTGAACGTGATCGCGCCCGCCCTCGCCGAACGTTCGGGCGCGCGCGCGACCGGCGCCGTGCAGACCGGCCGCCGGATGAGCGGTCAGGAGCTCTCCCTGCCGGTCGTGGAGATCCCGTCGCTCCGCCTGGGCTCCGAGACGCATCCGGAGGTCCCGGCGGGCCTGTTCGATCTCGACCGGTTCCTTCCCCCCGGGGTCGGGGTGGGTGGGATGGTCGGTCTTCCGCTGTTCGAGCAGCGGCCGTTCGTCATCGATCCCGCCGCCCGCGAGCTGCGGCTCGGCGCGCGCCTTCCCGCGAACGCCCCCCGGGCCCCGCTCACCCTGCGGCGCGACCACCTCTCGCTGGACGCATTCCTGGACCTCGAGCTGCCGGGCGGCACGAGCGCGCGCGTGGAGCTCGACACCGGCAGCGACGCGTTGATCCTGCACACGCGCTACATGGATGCCCTCGGGATCCGGCCGGACGACCCTCGGGTCCGGCGCACGGAGGGCCGGGATGAGGTCGGGCACCCGTACGTTCGCTACCGCGCCCGGCTCGACGGCACGGTCCGGCTCCGCGCGGCACCCGAGATCGCGCGGCCCGACCTTGACGTGATCTTCAGCGACGTGATCTACGACGGCCTGGTCGGCCACGCGTTCCTCTCGGCCTTTACGGTCGGTATCGATGTCGCGGCGGCCGAGATCGCCTTCGGACCCGCGCGCTGGGGCGCGACGGATCCGGCCGCTAGAACCAGCGGCTCGTGA